The Pseudomonas hefeiensis genomic sequence TTGCGGCGGTTCGATCGCCAGGGCTTTGGCCAGGTCGGCCTGCATCAGGCCAGGATTGTGGTCGATGATCGCCAGGGCCGAGAATTGGGCGGGCCGCAAATCGTGGACGGCAAGCCGGCCGATCAGATTCTGGAACAGTTTCAGCTGGGCGCGACGCAGGGCGTAACCGATCAGGTCATCCAGCGCGGAGTCCAGCGGTGCCTGCGCGTCGGTACCGGCGACCAGGGCCTCGGCGGGTTCGGCAAGCTTGGAAGACTTGGCCATCGAAGTGAGCTTCCTCAAGGTAAGTGATTAACAAGGCTATCCAGTTTGCCGGGCTTGCGGTGCCGTGGCTACGGGCTTGTGTATATTCGAATTTTCAACCTTCGCCCCTGCCTCGGAAAATACAGATAAACTGATTAATGGTTAATTGACATAACTAAATTTACGGTTTAGTTTTTGATCATCTTCAGCCAAGAACAAGAGAGCACGCATCTCATGAGCAACTACAAAGGTCGCTGGAAAACCGTCAAGGTCGATATCGAGGAGGGCATCGCCTGGGTCACCCTCAATCGCCCGGAAAAACGCAACGCCATGAGCCCGACCCTCAACCGCGAGATGATCGACGTGCTCGAGACGCTGGAGCAGGATCCGGCCGCAGGCGTGTTGGTGCTGACCGGGGCCGGTGATGCCTGGACCGCCGGCATGGACCTCAAGGAATACTTCCGCGAAGTGGATGCCGGGCCGGAAATCCTCCAGGAAAAAATCCGTCGCGAAGCGTCGCAATGGCAGTGGAAGCTGTTGCGCATGTACGCCAAGCCGACCATCGCCATGGTCAATGGCTGGTGCTTCGGTGGCGGTTTCAGCCCGCTGGTGGCGTGCGACCTGGCGATCTGCGCCGACGAAGCGACCTTCGGTCTCTCGGAAATCAACTGGGGCATCCCACCGGGCAACCTCGTCAGCAAGGCCATGGCCGACACCGTGGGCCATCGCCAATCGCTGTACTACATCATGACCGGCAAGACCTTCGGCGGGCAGAAAGCCGCTGAAATGGGCCTGGTCAATGAAAGCGTGCCCCTGGCGCAACTGCGTGAAGTCACGGTGGAGCTGGCGCGCAACCTGCTGGAAAAGAACCCGGTGGTGCTGCGGGCGGCCAAGCATGGTTTCAA encodes the following:
- a CDS encoding MarR family winged helix-turn-helix transcriptional regulator — translated: MAKSSKLAEPAEALVAGTDAQAPLDSALDDLIGYALRRAQLKLFQNLIGRLAVHDLRPAQFSALAIIDHNPGLMQADLAKALAIEPPQVVPLLNKLESRALAVRVRCKPDKRSYGIFLSKSGETLLKELKQIAAQSDLDSTTALDSKEREKLLRLLKKVYQH
- a CDS encoding p-hydroxycinnamoyl CoA hydratase/lyase; this translates as MSNYKGRWKTVKVDIEEGIAWVTLNRPEKRNAMSPTLNREMIDVLETLEQDPAAGVLVLTGAGDAWTAGMDLKEYFREVDAGPEILQEKIRREASQWQWKLLRMYAKPTIAMVNGWCFGGGFSPLVACDLAICADEATFGLSEINWGIPPGNLVSKAMADTVGHRQSLYYIMTGKTFGGQKAAEMGLVNESVPLAQLREVTVELARNLLEKNPVVLRAAKHGFKRCRELTWEQNEDYLYAKLDQSRLLDTEGGREQGMKQFLDDKSIKPGLQTYKR